Proteins from a single region of Noviherbaspirillum saxi:
- a CDS encoding Bug family tripartite tricarboxylate transporter substrate binding protein, producing the protein MIRQIFKNSKCCVAALALVLSTSALAQEYPGKLVKIVVPFGAGGIADLTVRVVAQKMSDSMKQPIIVENRPGAGGIVAADTVAKANPDGYTLLLISNGTAISAGLFKRLPYDTLKDFAPISTLGYFDLAMIVNKKLPIKTAADLISYAKSNPGKLNIGTINRGSTQNLAAEMFVSMAGIDALIAPYKGTPEVITAVTTGEIDVAVEILGPTLPQIKAGNLNVIGVTSTKRFAGLPNVPTVAESGLPNYQATSWNGLAAPAKTPKVIIDRLNKEINLAVADPDVKRRLLELGVVAQGGTPDSTKNLLASDIAKWGVVIEKAKIEKQ; encoded by the coding sequence ATGATCCGACAAATATTCAAGAATAGTAAGTGCTGCGTTGCCGCTCTGGCGCTCGTACTCTCCACATCGGCTTTGGCCCAGGAGTATCCCGGCAAGCTGGTGAAAATTGTTGTGCCCTTCGGTGCAGGCGGCATCGCCGACCTCACCGTGCGTGTGGTCGCACAGAAAATGTCCGATTCGATGAAGCAGCCCATCATCGTGGAAAACCGGCCCGGCGCGGGCGGCATCGTTGCGGCCGATACCGTCGCCAAGGCGAATCCCGACGGTTATACGCTGCTGCTGATCAGTAACGGCACAGCTATCAGTGCGGGTTTGTTCAAGAGGTTGCCCTACGATACGCTGAAAGACTTTGCGCCGATATCCACGCTGGGATATTTCGATCTGGCGATGATCGTTAACAAAAAGCTGCCGATCAAAACGGCGGCGGATTTGATCAGCTACGCCAAGAGCAATCCAGGCAAGCTCAATATCGGAACGATCAATCGCGGCAGCACGCAGAACCTGGCCGCCGAAATGTTTGTATCAATGGCAGGTATCGACGCTTTGATCGCGCCGTACAAGGGAACGCCGGAAGTCATCACCGCGGTCACGACGGGTGAAATCGATGTGGCCGTCGAAATCCTCGGTCCGACGCTTCCCCAAATCAAGGCGGGTAACCTGAACGTGATCGGGGTGACGTCCACGAAGCGCTTTGCCGGCCTGCCTAACGTTCCGACCGTCGCGGAAAGCGGTTTGCCGAACTACCAGGCGACCTCATGGAACGGACTTGCCGCGCCCGCCAAGACGCCCAAAGTCATCATCGATCGTCTGAACAAGGAAATCAATCTCGCAGTAGCGGACCCGGACGTCAAGAGACGCCTGCTGGAACTCGGCGTAGTCGCGCAGGGCGGCACACCGGATTCGACCAAGAACCTGCTTGCTTCCGATATTGCCAAGTGGGGCGTCGTGATCGAAAAAGCAAAAATCGAAAAGCAGTAA
- a CDS encoding tripartite tricarboxylate transporter substrate binding protein, with translation MANAVWSLSAFCKNISVAVLLAASAASAAQAQDAYPNKPVRIIVPYAPGGGVDIVTRLVGQKMGELLKQVVIVDNRPGAGTNIGMGAAAKSEPDGYTFLTASNTLASNGALYKNMSFDPEKDLIPVGGIGYAPLVVVVPQASPFKTLRDLVAFGKTNPDKLTYGSAGNGSSGHLASELLKEEAGFDALHVPYKGGAPAITDLLGDRISFMSINPLEVISHIQSGKLRALAVMDTRPTPLLPSVPTVNSLGLPGSSATVWWGLVAPKGTSPDIVAKLNGALRQALADAAVEKRMSELGATITPGSAPEFGTFVRQETAKWTKVIKAASIQPD, from the coding sequence ATGGCAAACGCCGTTTGGTCGCTATCCGCATTTTGCAAAAACATTAGCGTTGCCGTATTGCTTGCAGCATCTGCGGCATCGGCAGCACAAGCGCAAGACGCGTATCCCAATAAACCGGTTCGCATCATCGTTCCCTATGCTCCCGGCGGCGGGGTTGATATCGTGACTCGCCTCGTGGGTCAAAAGATGGGCGAGCTTCTTAAACAGGTCGTGATCGTGGACAATCGTCCGGGCGCGGGAACCAATATCGGGATGGGCGCTGCAGCAAAGTCCGAGCCGGATGGTTATACCTTTTTGACCGCTTCTAATACCTTGGCAAGCAACGGCGCCCTTTACAAAAATATGAGTTTCGATCCGGAGAAGGATCTCATTCCGGTCGGTGGCATCGGATATGCTCCCTTAGTTGTTGTCGTGCCTCAGGCTTCACCGTTTAAAACATTGCGCGATCTCGTTGCGTTTGGCAAGACCAATCCAGACAAGCTGACATATGGATCTGCCGGCAATGGCAGCTCCGGTCATCTGGCGAGTGAACTGTTGAAAGAAGAGGCCGGTTTCGATGCATTGCATGTTCCCTACAAAGGTGGCGCCCCGGCAATTACCGATCTTCTGGGTGATCGCATTTCCTTCATGTCGATTAATCCGCTGGAAGTGATATCACATATCCAGAGTGGAAAACTGCGTGCACTTGCGGTCATGGATACACGACCCACGCCATTGTTGCCTTCAGTCCCGACGGTGAACTCGCTGGGACTGCCTGGCAGCTCCGCTACAGTATGGTGGGGATTGGTCGCACCAAAGGGAACTTCACCTGACATTGTTGCCAAGCTTAACGGAGCATTGCGTCAGGCCCTTGCAGATGCCGCTGTGGAAAAGCGAATGAGTGAGTTGGGCGCGACGATAACCCCTGGCAGCGCGCCGGAATTCGGTACATTTGTACGGCAGGAGACTGCGAAATGGACCAAAGTAATCAAAGCCGCAAGTATCCAGCCTGACTGA
- a CDS encoding porin, with protein MMKLGVGFIAAGAALTAFGQETTQVQLYGLVGAYVAKSERSGGPAAVTQLGHGGLTTSYWGVRGTEALGSGYKAIFALESFFQTDTGGMGRNATDPLFSRNAYVGFEGGFGKLTFGRQTNPTYVNMGTLSPFGVSVVFSPLVLQSFIGTYNGALVGDTVWNNTIQYTMPRIAGLGGSVMYGLGEVAGGPGTANIGLHANYVNGNFGAAFSAQRFRTPVTAPLTQQDAYLLGATYDFKVVKLYGSVVKTDASGTTNDTRTYDVGVRIPVSKSGALLAEWAHTKRTRAGVPDNERHTGSVGYDYFLSKRTDVYAVYSRDRQTGFGSTGTIGMGVRHTF; from the coding sequence ATGATGAAGCTGGGAGTCGGCTTCATCGCTGCGGGCGCAGCGCTGACTGCTTTCGGACAGGAGACAACGCAGGTTCAACTATACGGGCTCGTCGGTGCCTACGTCGCGAAATCGGAGCGCAGCGGCGGACCGGCAGCCGTGACGCAACTTGGCCATGGCGGGCTTACTACCTCGTACTGGGGAGTACGAGGTACCGAAGCCCTGGGCAGCGGATACAAGGCGATCTTCGCACTGGAGAGCTTCTTCCAGACCGATACCGGTGGCATGGGACGAAACGCGACGGACCCCTTGTTTTCTCGAAATGCCTATGTCGGATTTGAAGGCGGATTCGGTAAACTGACGTTTGGCCGCCAGACCAACCCGACCTACGTCAACATGGGTACGTTGAGCCCATTCGGCGTCTCGGTCGTGTTTTCCCCTTTAGTGTTGCAGTCGTTCATCGGGACCTACAACGGCGCCTTGGTGGGCGATACGGTCTGGAACAATACGATCCAGTACACGATGCCTCGTATAGCCGGTCTCGGCGGTAGCGTGATGTACGGCCTGGGCGAGGTTGCCGGAGGTCCGGGAACTGCAAATATCGGCCTGCATGCCAATTATGTGAACGGCAACTTCGGTGCGGCTTTCTCTGCACAGCGATTCCGTACTCCGGTGACTGCACCGCTTACCCAACAAGACGCGTACCTGTTGGGCGCGACGTATGACTTTAAAGTCGTCAAGCTGTATGGGTCCGTTGTCAAGACCGACGCCAGCGGGACCACCAACGATACGCGCACCTACGACGTCGGAGTACGCATACCCGTAAGCAAAAGCGGTGCTCTGCTGGCTGAGTGGGCACATACCAAGCGTACTCGCGCCGGCGTTCCGGATAATGAGCGCCATACCGGATCGGTCGGTTACGACTATTTCTTGTCCAAACGTACGGATGTCTATGCCGTCTATTCTCGTGACCGGCAGACCGGCTTTGGTTCGACCGGCACAATTGGTATGGGCGTACGGCATACGTTTTAA